From the Vicingaceae bacterium genome, the window GCAAGACCTGCCTTGATAGAATTTTTCGACTATCTTTCCGGTAATCTGCAAAAAGACGTATACATTGAAGAAGTTAACTTAGATAGAATAAATCCTGATATCATAGGAAAAACTATAGAAGAATTGAACATACGTACCTTGACCGGAGTAAATTTGATAGGTTACAAAGACAAAAATGGATTTATGCACCTCAACCCTCCACCAGGATTGATTTTAGAAGAAAACATGAAGTTTTATGTACTTGGCAATAAAGAACAAATCGAAAAATTTGAAAAAATTATCAAAGAATGAAGTATTTCATCACCGGCAGTAATGGATTATTAGGTCAAACCATTTACAAAAACTTACAAAAAAATTTCTTTGTCCCCAAAGAAAATATTTATGCTGTCTCCCGTGGCTCCAACAGAATATCCTACATACCCGACAACCGTTTTATTTCTTGGGATTTGACCCGTAAGGAAATTGATTGGCCTTACTTACCCGACAGAGATTCTGTTTTGATACATTGTGCCGCAATGACCAATGTAGACGAATGTGAGAAAAAACAACACCTGGCTTATCAATGCAATGTCGAAGCAAGCCGCAACCTTGCTGCTTTTGCAAATCAACAAAATTGCAAGTTTATTTTTTTGTCAACCGATTTTGTTTTTGATGGATCGAAAGGAATATATGAAGAAAATGACCCTCCCAATCCGGTCAACTATTACGGAAAAACAAAAATGTGGGCCGAACAATCTGTGTTGGAAGAAAAACCCGACACAATCATTGTCAGAACAATCGTTGTATATGGGCATGGCATTGGTTTGTCAAAAAAAAATATTGTAGAGTTTATTTTAGAGAAATTATTGAATAACCAACCCGTCACCCTGGTTCAAGATCAATACCGTATGCCCACATATGTAGAAGATTTGGCCGATGCAGTGATTAAACTTTCTCAAACCGGCTTAAAGGGAATTTTTCATATTTCCGGTGGTGAACAAATGTCTATTGCAGATATGGGCAGAAAAATTGCAGAATATTTAAACAAACCCATAGATTTGATCAGCCCGGTCGACAGTAATTATTTTGCCAATATGGCTCCCCGCCCTCCCAAAACCGGTTTTTCTTTAAAAAAAATAAGCAATTCCATTCACTATTCCCCCACTCCATTTATCCAAAGTATAGATTCAATTTATAAGCAAATCATTAAATAATTTTTAATTTTTTTTAAGAAAATAATATCTTTGAAACCCTAATAAATTTCAGAATGAAAAGAACAAACGAAAAGTGGGGTTCGCGTATTGGTTTGATATTGGCCATGGCAGGCAATGCCGTGGGACTGGGTAATTTTTTAAGATTTCCCGTACAAGCAGTAAATAATGGTGGTGGAGCATTCATCATTCCCTATATTGTTTGTTTTCTATTGATGGGCATTCCGCTTTTATGGATAGAATGGTCTATGGGGCGTTTCGGTGGAAAGAAAAACCACCACTCTACCCCATTCATTCTCGACAGTATGAACAATCAAAATTTTTGGAAGTATATCGGAGTGTTTGGTATTTTCACCAATGTGGCCGTGGCAGCTTATTATTGCTATATTGAGAGTTGGACCATGGCATACGTTTACCATTCACTCATCGGAACATTCGACGGTTTGTCTCAAAGTGAAGTGGCCAATTTTTTTTCAAGTTATGTCGACTTCGCCAAGTCAACTACGGGCATTCCTTATGAAGCCGTATGGTTTTACATTATTTGCCTGCTATTGAATACATGGATTCTTTCCAAGGGATTGCAAGGGGTTGAAAGGGCAGCCAAAATCGGAGTGCCCATGCTCTTGATTTTCGGATTTTTTCTGGCAATCAGAAGTTTAACCCTTGGCACATCCGGAGCTACACCCGAACATCCTGATGCAAATGCATGGGATGGTTTCAACTTTTTATGGGAACCAAATTTCACCTCACTATCTGACCCTAAGGTTTGGTTTGCGGCTGCCGGTCAGATTTTTTTCACATTATCGGTCGGAATGGGTACTATTCAGTGCTATGCATCTTATGTAAGAGAAAACGAAGATATTGCCCTCAACTCTCTCACGGCAGGTTTTACCAACGAATTCGTAGAGATTGTCCTTGGCAGCATGATTGTCATTCCCATTGCTGCGGGTTATCTAGGTATCGATTGGGTATTGGAAAATGCCGGCTTTGGCATGGCCTTTCAAACTATGCCATATTTATTTGAAAAATGGGGCCCTCTTTTATCGGCATTGGCAGGCGTGATGTGGTTTGGTTTATTATTTTTTGCCGGAATCACTTCGTCGTTAGCAATGGGGACGCCCTGGATAGGGTTTATGCAGGATGAATTTAAATGGACAAGAAAAAAATCTGCATGGTCTTTTGGAGCATTTGTTTTGATTCTTGGATTGCCTACTGTTTTCTTTTTCAATCAAGGAGTATTCGATGAATATGATTACTGGGCGGGTACGTTTTCACTTGTAATTTTTGCCACACTCGAAACAATTTTATTTGCCTGGATTTATGGAGTTGATAAGGGCTGGGAAGAACTTAAAAAAGGAGCCGAAATCAAACTGCCGGAATTTTACAAATGGGTACTTAAATACATCACCCCTGTCATGCTAATTTTGGTATTTATCGGTGCGTTATTCACACCTGCCAACAACGATTGGGCTAATGCCATACACTCTTTGTCTTCCGGTAATGGCTGGCCTTTAGACAATTCATCTATCGTCAAAATGATTAGCCATGCCGGTATAAATGAACAAATAGAAGCAGCCATCATGCAAGACAATCTACAACTTGCAAGCGAACTGAAAAACAAAAAATTGTATCTTACAGGTGCCAGGATTTTATTGTTAATAGCATTTATATTTATTTCATTTCTGGTATATCTTGCACATTTTAATAAAACAAAAAAACAACAATCATGAAAACATCGGCGTTAATAATGATGTTGATAACACAAGGATTGGTTACTGCCGTAACAGTTTATCTTTACATGAAAATCTTAAACACCCGTAAAGATAAAGATTTAAAAGACTGATTCGATGCCCTGCTTGTGCCAACAACTGAATCGATGAATGTCAAAACACAAAAAGATATTTTATTTCACTAAAACCGAACGTTTGGGAACACTTATCCTACTGGTATTGATATTCATATCGATTATAATTCGTTTTATTCTGAAAGAACAAAAAAATTCATATAATCAACATCTAAAATTCATTCAAGACAATTATATTTCAGCTATCGACTCAATGTATCAATCCATAGAAACCAAACAGTCATCATACGAAAGGAATAATCAGGTAAATAAATATTATAACAGGTCAAACAAAACCAACTATATCCGAAGTAAAAATGCAACCTTAAAAAAAATTGACCTTAATACGGCCGACAGCATCCAATTGGAATCATTGCCTTATATAGGCCCCACATTAAGCAAAAGAATAATCAGATACAGAGAACTACTCGGCGGCTTCTATTCCATACAACAATTACGGGAAATCTATCAGTTGGATACAACAAAACTACCCATTATCGAAAATTACCTCACCATCGACACCACCCTTGTCAAAAAAATCCCTATCAATCATACAACCTTCAACGAATTGTCCCGGCATCCGTATTTTGATAAAATAACCGTAAAAAAAATTTTTGTTTATCTGCGGGAAAATAAAAATTTTAAGGAAATTAGCAACCTGTATCAATGCCTTGATTCAAATAAAGTTGAAAAAATTAAATATTATATAAGTTTCGAATAAATGGACCTTAAACAATATATCAGAGACATACCGGACTTTCCTAAACCCGGTATTATATTTAAAGACATCACCCCACTTTTGGCTAATCCAAAAGCCATTAAAGTTTGCAAAGAATTACTCATCGACCACTGGCAAAACACAGGATTAACCGCAATAATGGCCATTGAAAGCCGGGGATTCTTATTTGGCATGATCATGGCCGAAGCACTGAATATCAAATTTATACCTGTTAGAAAAAAAGGAAAACTTCCTTACAAAACTATCCGGGAAGAATATCAATTGGAATACGGTACCTCCACAATAGAAATACATTCTGATGCTCTCAACCAACAAGACAAAGTACTCATCCATGATGACCTTCTTGCAACAGGAGGCACAGCAAAAGCAGCTGCCAATCTTGCCAGAAAATGCAATGCTTCAGTAGCCGGGTTTTCTTTTTTAATAGAACTTTCTGCATTAAACGGACGCAATGAATTAGAAACATTTTCGCAAAAAATAAACAGTATAATAAAATTCTAAAAATATGGATTTTGTATTGACAGAAGATCAAAAAATGATTGCTCAAGCAGCAAGAGATTTTGCCGAAAAAGAAATTCGCCCATACATGATGGAATGGGATGAAAAACAAATTTTTCCAAGAGAACTTTTCAGAAAGATGGGACAACTGGGATTTATGGGGGTTTTGGTTCCTCAAGAATATGGAGGAGCCGGACTTGGGTACATAGAATATGTTTTGATCATTTCCGAGATTGCAAAAGTATGTGGCTCTATCGGCCTATCTGTTGCAGCCCATAATTCATTATGCACCGGCCATATTCTTCAATTTGGCAGTGAAGAACAAAAAAGAAAATACCTTCCCAAACTTGCCACAGGCGAATGGATTGGCGCGTGGGGATTGACCGAAGCCAATACAGGTTCCGATGCTTTGAGAATGAAAGTAGTAGCCCACCGGGATGGCGATGATTGGATTATCAATGGCGCCAAAAATTGGATCACACACGGAATATCGGCCGAAGTGGCAGTTGTACTGGCACGAACCGGAGAATTGTTGGACAGCCATGGAATTACTGCATTTATCGTCGAAAGAGGCACTCCCGGCTTTTCCGGAGGCAAAAAAGAAAACAAATTAGGAATGAGATCCTCCGAAACAGCAGAAATGATTTTTGACAACTGCCGGGTACCTTCATCCAATATCATTGGAGAAATTGGGGATGGTTTTATACAAGCCATGAAAGTATTGGATGGAGGACGCATATCCATCGCAGCACTCTCATTAGGAATAGCTAAAGGCGCCTATGAACATGCCTTGAAATATTCAAAAGAACGCGAGCAATTTGGTAAAAAAATTTCAGAATTCCAGGCCATAGCTTTCAAGCTTGCCGATATGATCACCGAAATAGAAGCCGCTGAAATGCTTACCATGCAGGCCGCATACCTCAAAGATCAAGGAGAACAAGTTACCAAATACTCTGCCATGGCAAAATATTATGCATCTGAAGTAGCCGTAAAAGTGGCAACCGATAGTGTACAAATATTCGGCGGATATGGCTATACGAAAGATTATCCCGCCGAGAAATATTACCGCGATGCCAAACTGTGTACAATCGGGGAAGGTACTTCGGAAATTCAAAAACTTGTCATTTCAAGACAAATTTTAAAAAATTAATTTTCTTTATAAAAAAAATCATAAATTTGCAGCCCTAAAACACAAAAAATTATGTTGATAGTTCAAGTTAAAGATGGCGAATCAATAGACAAAGCGCTTAAACGTTACAAAAAAAAGTTTGAAAAAGCCCAAATTTTAAAAATCTTGCGTGAAAAGCAATTTTTTGAAAAAAAATCCGTCAAAAGACGCCAACAAATTTTGCGTGCTATTCATCGCGAGAAATTAAAACAACAAGAATCTTAATATTTTTTAATTCCTTTGAAAAAGTGTTTCAAAGTTTTATCTTTGAAACACTTTTTTTATGACTAAGGATTTAGAAAAATATTTCGACTATTTGTTGACAGAAAAACGGTATTCTGTTCTCACCGTCGATTCTTATCGTAACGACCTTTATCAATTTCTCGATTATTTGCAAATATATGACATTCGGCACTGGAAGCAGGTGGATCATCTGATTATCCGATCTTGGATTGCCGAATCAATAGAAAAAGGTTTGAAAAAAACCACAGTCAATCGCAAAATTTCTTCTTTGAAAAGTTTTTTTAAATATCTCAGGAAAAATAATATCATCGAACACAATCCATGTTTGAAAATAAAACAAATCAAAAAACCTAAACGCAATCCTGTATTTATCCCTGAAAAAGACATCCATAATATCTTTCATAACCTCAACCCATCCGAACAGTTGCCTTTTTTTGAATTTCAAAAATATGTCATTTTAGAATTGTTATATGCTACAGGTATTCGAAGAAGTGAATTGATTCAACTCAAAAAAAGCAATGTCTTGCTTTCCGAGAAAAAAATCAAAGTTTTGGGAAAAAGAAATAAAGAAAGATTCATCCCTCTGATTGATACCATTACCAACATATTGAAAAAATATGAAGCATATCCGGAATTTAAATCATCTTCTTGTGAAAATTATTTTTTTAATTCTCAATTGCAACCCTGGTCTCCTAAACAAATTTACACCATCGTCAAAACCGAATTATCCAAATGCACAACCATCGAAAAAAAATCACCTCATGTACTCAGACATACATTTGCCACTCACCTGTTAAATGAAGGAGCCGATATCAATGCCATTAAAAATTTGCTCGGCCATGCCAATCTGGCCGCCACTCAAATTTATACGCACAATTCTTATGAAAAATTAAAAAATATCTATAAAATTGCACATCCGAGATCAAACAAAAAAACATAAAAAATAAAACTATGGGAACTATTAAATGCAACATTCAATCAATTCATTTTGACGCAGATAAAAAATTGATAGAACTAATTGAAAAAAAAGTCAATAAACTTTCCCGTTTTTTTGACAATATCATCGAAGCCCAAGTATTTCTGAAGCTGGAAGATACCAAACTTCCGGAAAACAAAGTAGTAGAAATTCGTCTGACTATTCCGGGAAATGATGTGTTTGCCAAAAGAACAAGCGAAAAATTCGAAATTGCCTTGGACGAAGTGGTAGAAGCTTTGAGAAGGCAACTGAAAAAGAAAAAAGAAGAGTAATTTATTGATTTGTTTCAATTTTTTAAACAACCATTTTTATAATGGTTGTTTTTATTTTTTGCATTATGCAATTGAGAGAAATCATAAAAGAAAATTCTGAAATTTTACTTTTTATACTGAAGATTTTCCTCGTCTATATCTTATGGCTATTTTTAAAATCCACTATTTTCAGACCAAACGGACCGGTAGATGAATGGATGATAAGAAATCTGATCAATGCAACAGCATTAGTATTACAAACACTTGGTTTTGAGGTTTTTCAAACATTCAATCGGGTAGGAATAGACGGCACTCATGGCATCACAATTGCTTTCAATTGCAATGGACTTTCATTAATGGCTGTATATAGCGGTTTTTTAATCGCCTATCCTCTCAATCTCAAAACAAGATTAATTGCATTACTTTCCGGAAACTTGATTATCAATGCACTGAATGTTCTCAGATTGGTCTTTTTATCCATTATAGTTCAACTGTCTCCCGATTCTTTGGCATTTCACCATAAATACACCTTTACTATAGTTGTTTATTCGGCCATAGTAATATTATGGTATTATTTTTTAAGAATTTCAGGTAAGAAGTGAAAAAAGCATTGCCTTACATCATTATGTTATTTATACTTCACGCCTTGAGGGAATTAACCATCATAATGCTAAACACAGCCATTTATGACACCCCATTTCCTTATAATCATGCTTATTTAGCTCCTCCAAAATTTCTTTTAAATTTTTCCAAATGGTCTTTATTTATATTGAAGGTTGGTTTTTATTTTTTATATACCTGGCTTTATACATTCTTTTCGACAATAATATTGAGAAAATTAAACATGCAAAAGAATATAAGGTTTTTCAAAATTTTCTTTTGGATGATTTTTTTGATGATACTATCAATAAACGCGTTGAATTATATTGCCATTCAATCTTCCTTTTTAAACCAAATTCTTGCCGATATGCTTTATGGCATACATACCCCATTTACTATTATTATTTTTGTTATGTATAATTACAAAAAAACATTTAAATAAAAATTTCTTTTTTTGAATAATAATTGTAACAAATAAATAAAATTTGCGTATAATTGAAAAAAATGTATGATTTATGAATAAAATTATATTTTTGCTTAACTTTTCGTTCTTGACACTCATATCCTACGGAGTTGAAAGTATAAAATCTGGTTCATGGAACAATCCATCTACATGGGATTGTAATTGCATACCCGGCAATTATCATAATGTAATAATTAATGCCGGCCATACGGTAACATTAGCTTCTAACCCCACCAAAGTTAGGCACTTGACAATAAATGGAGCTTTGAAGTTTCCTAACAACCCTGCCATATATTTGATGGTATATGGCAACATTATCATCAATAGTGGCGGGAAAGTAGTAGGATCAGCTTACATTAGATACATGGCAAATTTTAATGCAAAAATTTATAATAACTCATCTTCAATATTCAGAATCATAGATTTTCGCAGAGAACGTACTTATGATGTAGAGT encodes:
- a CDS encoding NAD(P)-dependent oxidoreductase, whose amino-acid sequence is MKYFITGSNGLLGQTIYKNLQKNFFVPKENIYAVSRGSNRISYIPDNRFISWDLTRKEIDWPYLPDRDSVLIHCAAMTNVDECEKKQHLAYQCNVEASRNLAAFANQQNCKFIFLSTDFVFDGSKGIYEENDPPNPVNYYGKTKMWAEQSVLEEKPDTIIVRTIVVYGHGIGLSKKNIVEFILEKLLNNQPVTLVQDQYRMPTYVEDLADAVIKLSQTGLKGIFHISGGEQMSIADMGRKIAEYLNKPIDLISPVDSNYFANMAPRPPKTGFSLKKISNSIHYSPTPFIQSIDSIYKQIIK
- the snf gene encoding sodium:calcium symporter, translating into MKRTNEKWGSRIGLILAMAGNAVGLGNFLRFPVQAVNNGGGAFIIPYIVCFLLMGIPLLWIEWSMGRFGGKKNHHSTPFILDSMNNQNFWKYIGVFGIFTNVAVAAYYCYIESWTMAYVYHSLIGTFDGLSQSEVANFFSSYVDFAKSTTGIPYEAVWFYIICLLLNTWILSKGLQGVERAAKIGVPMLLIFGFFLAIRSLTLGTSGATPEHPDANAWDGFNFLWEPNFTSLSDPKVWFAAAGQIFFTLSVGMGTIQCYASYVRENEDIALNSLTAGFTNEFVEIVLGSMIVIPIAAGYLGIDWVLENAGFGMAFQTMPYLFEKWGPLLSALAGVMWFGLLFFAGITSSLAMGTPWIGFMQDEFKWTRKKSAWSFGAFVLILGLPTVFFFNQGVFDEYDYWAGTFSLVIFATLETILFAWIYGVDKGWEELKKGAEIKLPEFYKWVLKYITPVMLILVFIGALFTPANNDWANAIHSLSSGNGWPLDNSSIVKMISHAGINEQIEAAIMQDNLQLASELKNKKLYLTGARILLLIAFIFISFLVYLAHFNKTKKQQS
- the apt gene encoding adenine phosphoribosyltransferase — encoded protein: MDLKQYIRDIPDFPKPGIIFKDITPLLANPKAIKVCKELLIDHWQNTGLTAIMAIESRGFLFGMIMAEALNIKFIPVRKKGKLPYKTIREEYQLEYGTSTIEIHSDALNQQDKVLIHDDLLATGGTAKAAANLARKCNASVAGFSFLIELSALNGRNELETFSQKINSIIKF
- the acdA gene encoding acyl-CoA dehydrogenase, which codes for MDFVLTEDQKMIAQAARDFAEKEIRPYMMEWDEKQIFPRELFRKMGQLGFMGVLVPQEYGGAGLGYIEYVLIISEIAKVCGSIGLSVAAHNSLCTGHILQFGSEEQKRKYLPKLATGEWIGAWGLTEANTGSDALRMKVVAHRDGDDWIINGAKNWITHGISAEVAVVLARTGELLDSHGITAFIVERGTPGFSGGKKENKLGMRSSETAEMIFDNCRVPSSNIIGEIGDGFIQAMKVLDGGRISIAALSLGIAKGAYEHALKYSKEREQFGKKISEFQAIAFKLADMITEIEAAEMLTMQAAYLKDQGEQVTKYSAMAKYYASEVAVKVATDSVQIFGGYGYTKDYPAEKYYRDAKLCTIGEGTSEIQKLVISRQILKN
- the rpsU gene encoding 30S ribosomal protein S21, coding for MLIVQVKDGESIDKALKRYKKKFEKAQILKILREKQFFEKKSVKRRQQILRAIHREKLKQQES
- the xerC gene encoding integrase, with protein sequence MTKDLEKYFDYLLTEKRYSVLTVDSYRNDLYQFLDYLQIYDIRHWKQVDHLIIRSWIAESIEKGLKKTTVNRKISSLKSFFKYLRKNNIIEHNPCLKIKQIKKPKRNPVFIPEKDIHNIFHNLNPSEQLPFFEFQKYVILELLYATGIRRSELIQLKKSNVLLSEKKIKVLGKRNKERFIPLIDTITNILKKYEAYPEFKSSSCENYFFNSQLQPWSPKQIYTIVKTELSKCTTIEKKSPHVLRHTFATHLLNEGADINAIKNLLGHANLAATQIYTHNSYEKLKNIYKIAHPRSNKKT